Below is a genomic region from Cyprinus carpio isolate SPL01 chromosome B6, ASM1834038v1, whole genome shotgun sequence.
taatttttccatcAGCTGGTGACTGGAAAGCCGCTAACGAGGAGCTGACTGTGTCCTGCCGTTACGTCATTAAGAACCAGACCACCGGTGACCGCCTGAACATCAGGGTGGTGGCTGTAAACCCTGGCGGCCGCAGCCCTCCTGCCACTCTGGCCGACGCTGTCCTGGTCAGAGAGGTTGTGGGTAAGTCAACATTTTACTTCCCAGATACTTTAGCTTTAAGTTCCCCCTGCCTTTTTCATAAATTATCATTATGTGTTATGAGTTTCTTTTGCTGGCCACAGAAAAAAGTGCAACCAGGGACATAAAACTACAATGACCAAGCAGAAAACCACATAATTTATGCATTACTGATATAGCTGCCAAATGACCGTGGTGTCattcatttaatattcatgagccatgCTGAAAAGTTTCATAATGTTCTTTCCCCCTGGATCCAAAGCCAGTCTTCCTAAGacaaaataactgtaaatgttGGAACATAGAGTTACCCAGCCATTGCTGCTCGAAAGATCGGGGGCCACTTCTCGGGTTTCAGGTATCCCAGACCTCAGAGCTATCTCGAGAGGTGAAACTGGTACCACGTCAAGCCCACTGCTCATGCTGTGTTACAGGGCCCCCTAATTGGCTCTGAGAGGTTGCCagttgtgaaaaaataaatctaaataaatctaCCTGACAAGCGTCTGGCTTTAAAGCAAACAGGTGTTACCTTACAAACCCTCTCAGATCAGACAGCAGTGTtaaaaacaccagaaaaaaattgtttttgttttgatagatatttgtttttgtttttgtttgtgtttttttcttttttttttcagtttataacACGTGTATAAGCACTTAAACACTCACTATgtacatactcacacacacacataaaaaagaaaattattcaaataaataaaaatacataaacaataaacactgataaaaaaaaaaaaaaaaaaaaaagaatttatatatatattttgtagcaCTTTTTTAAAGTAGGCTTCatcattttagatatttttcaaCAAAAGTCCAAGTATGTCACATTCGGCCACATTATCGCAGGCGTTATGTAAACTAGTTTTCGTGCACGAATGCTTGCAGTCACTTTACATACTCCAGGGGTGTCCGGCGtctaaagaaagaaatcataaaTGTAGAATGGAAAGTCAAGCTGGATTGGAATGTAACTTGAATCCGGTCTACGCAAAAGAGGGGGAGAGAAATTTTGGCAGAACTCCGATTAAAGGTCTTCTTTCTACATTCCCTCCAATGCACCGAGGCATGTCATGAATTGTCTTTTCCAATAAGAAAAACCTCTGTTGCATATCCTTGGAAAATAGTTAGTTGGTAAGTGCTGTGCATTAACGAGGATTATGTGAAGGTTTTACATGACTTCAAAGCCATTGACAGCTAGCCACCTGGACCGGTGTCAAGCTGCTTCCTTTAAGAGCGATGGCGACAAGTGTGAATGGTTCGAGTCGGAGGGTGGGATGCATTTCCCAAATGTTCTCACACTGCATAAGGAGTCAAGTAGCATCTAAGGTTACCCCAGGAGACTTTTTAGCTCACTAGAGATGCTATGTTTATTTAGAGGCATGCTGGAGCTTGTAAGCGTTAGCATCCGGCTAATGCTTCAAGGAGATTTCCAGATAAACAATTCAACTTTTTATATACATTGCATTGCAGATTAAAATGAAGACTGAAATGCATGTACTAAAAAAAGGTTTCATATTTTGTAGCATGGATTAGCGTCCATTAGAATGCTAAACTGCGACTCTAAGATGCAGCCtttgaaataatttgtaattCAGCAGTTTTAATGTAACTAAAGCTCTCCATCATAAGTTATTAGTGGCAGGCGTCTAATAGGACTGATCTATTTTAAGCCGTGATGAGACTAACAGAGCCACCATTAGCTTGTTGGCTAGCTTAGGGTGTATTAGTGTAATTGACTCCTCATAATGTGTTTAACTTCAGTGCTTCTGCATATggttttgcaaaatattttggtagtttttttttttttttttttttgctgtagacTGTTTAACCAACACAAGATGCAACAGGCTGACTGCAGCTCAGGATGAAATTACAGTTAGCTTGTGCTCTGGAAGCCAGGGTCACGTTAAGGTTAGCAAGTCAGTTTTCTGGTTCAATAAATACTGCTATCCGAGCTAGCAAGGAAcgttcttttatttttagttagatTGTGCTATGTTACAAACAAACATTCTTACACTGACGTCAATAGAACGTTTGTTCAGAGTTATCTgtatctttaataatgttctcaaaacattatttataccaGTACATTGTTCATGGAACATTTATTTCTTTAGCATTTTAGCTGGATGctaatgtgacatttttttaaatattattgcttttttttttcggaatgttcagagaacaatcaaatgtaacattcccttaatgtttccaaaattataaaatggaatgttcccttaacacacacacacacacacacaaacacacacacacacacaaacattttaaacaatcgGATGCTTTGAATGAGAATGTTTGTGTTATatggtaatgttttatttttatataatcatgTTAACTGTTAATAAGCAAAGGTTTTCCTTTTCTTAAGGCTAGAATTTCTTCTCAGTAATTTTGAGATGActgacaataaaaatgaaaattaaataggCTTGTTTTTATGAGCCAATAAACTAAGAGCATGTATTTCTTTGTAAAAAGTTGTTCTGTCTTCGAGCAATTGTGCACAAGAAAGATAGCATGTGCACAAGGAAGATATAGTTCTGTAAAATCTCTAAAGATATAATGCAAATCAAATACAATGTAATCATATTATGTACCATTTTTTCCTCTCTACAGATCGCCCCAAAATTCGTCTGCCACGTTTCCTGAGGCAGCGTTATGTGAAAAATGTTGGAGAGAAAGTCAATCTTGTTGTTCCCTTCAGTGTATGTACTCTCTTGACAATTGTTAAGTTTACTGAAAATGCATGATTATAACTGAACTCTTGACGTTATTACAAAGTGTACCCTTTAAAAGTGCACTCAAGTGTGTTAGGAAACTTTCTCTTTAATATAATTAAGTagacttttatttcattaataccGCATAATCTGCAAGtacaagttttttaaaatatacttataaaatttgaaaatatattttgagtgcacaaagaaaaccattatttaaacTTCTTTGTCACAAGGAAAGGAtttaattggacaaaaaaaatacaagaagaagaagaccaaTCAGTCCATTCTAACTCTGTTTTCAATGAATATATCTGGTAACAGTTGATTTTGTCAAATAAGCTAAGAAGCTAAACTGTCTTATTTTCTTACCTGCAGGGCAAACCGCAACCTGTTGTGTCATGGACAAAGGATGGCCAGCCTCTGGATACTAAAAAGGTGAACATCCGCAACAGCGACAAGGACAGCATCTTCTTCATCCGTGCCGCCGAGAGAGCCGACTCCGGCGTGTATGAGATGTGTGTGAAGGTGGACAGCTTTGAGGACAAAGCTCAGGTGACTCTGCAGATTGTTGGTAAGTGTTCGTACACAACGTGGACCATGGTTTATGTtagttttaaaattttctttttaacattttactttgttgacctGTTCACCAGAGTTGCCTGGACCTCCAGCCAGTGTCAAGATCGTGGACTCCTGGGGTTTCAATGTTGCTCTGGAATGGACCGAACCCAAGGATACTGGAAACACAACAATCACTGGATACACCATCCAGAAGGCTGACAAAAAAACAGGGGTAGAAGCTCTTTCAAAAATTACGTTTAccaaaaaataccatggtattactgggGTTTTTTTACTTGTTACTTGATTAACATTGCAATAGACATTTACCATGACAGTGTAATGTTTGTTTGGACGAGATGCCATGTTTTTACATGGTACTCTTGAAAATGCCTTGAAGTACTGTACCATGTAAATGCCAAGCTTAAAGAGCCGTTCACGTCCAACGCGTATTTGCATCTAAAAATGCAGCGCTCAGGAATGCTTGCACCACTTGCCCTGCCTCCGGAGTCTTCTGATTGGCCCTCTGTTTTGGCTCTGACATTGATGAGCGGCGTGGCACGTAAAAGTTGAAATTCTTTTCTCTTGACACGGCATCCTAAAAACGTGGCGCTCATGTGTGAGATGCTGCGAAAGACACGAGACGTGAATGCAGCAGTCATACTTGTACATCTagcgcatgtttacatagaaaaacaatggaaaaagagTTCTGTGTGAACAGTGTTTCTTGGTGTTACAATACTTTTTACTATCCAAGCTCAACATACAGAGACAGCTATAATTGTGCCATTCATAGTTTAAATTTCTCCCATTTGAAGTTTTTTGAGCGACCCATCTAGTCCTCCACATCAACACTGCTTTGAGCCAGGAGGGTGGGATTGTGTTTAATGTATTAATTGCAGACTGTGGCGTGTTCATAAAACTGTTTTGAGAACTATGTTTATTCATGCTGTTCCTTTCAGTGGCACTAGTCAGCCAAATGATGGAATTAACTGTCAGTAGTGGTGTCTGGAGTATTTGGACCTGTGCTGCTGTCTCTCCACAGGACTGGTTCACAGTACTGGAGCATTATCACAGAATGAATGCCACTGTTTCAGACCTGATTATGGGTAACACCTACATCTTCAGGGTCTTCACTGAGAACAAGTGTGGAATCAGTCAAGAAGCCACTGTTACAAAGACCTCAGCCACCATCCAGAAGACAGGTGAACCAGCTCttctgcattttgtgtttttgacatttgactGTTGAATTGTATTTCtcagttatatatatacacacacacacacaaacacatatatttttagtatcatttaagtactaatatatatattttattaatattttgaaatttttcttatttttaatgttttcgtttgattttaaattctaatttaaaatatttgtagtaattttgttatgtgcttttgtaatttttgatttcataataattaaaaagaaattactatttatttatttatttatttatttttagttgcagttaggcaacattttcattttaagattttcacaaactattctattttatttcggctttattttaatgaacaaaaatgttttagtagttttatctTTAGTTAAGAATAGTAACCCTGGTCGTGTCTtttgatatttatgcatttggcagatgcttttttcCAATGTGACTAGCAttcaatttacaaataatttgacATCCAGTGGCTATTCTTGTTATTCTTACTTCAGTGATCTTCATGATGTGTTTTTATAGGCATTGACTACAAGCCTCCAGAGTACAAGGAACATGACTTCAGCGAGGCACCCAAATTCACCACCCCCCTGGCAGACCGCAGCACTACTGTTGGCTATAACACCAAGCTGCTTTGCTCCGTTAGGGGATTCCCTAAGGTACATGGTTTTTCATGCACCCATAAGCAGAACTAGTGTGCTGGAAATAGTTtccagaatgttctgacaaggtTATGAAAAAACATtgttccagtaacattaatagagcGTTCATTCAGGTTTATTTGGTCTTTAATAACATTCTcaaacgttagcacaaaaacattatttatacattgtttatgGGATGTTCTAGTTGGACGTttgtctaacattttttaaatgttcgtTTCAAATGGTTTAAAGAACATTCAGAAGTAACATTCTAATAATGTTTGCAAAACTCTAAAATGGAACTTTCCCTTAATTGTTGTTTCTaacattcacataaccaagaaaaacattttaaaaactgttacgTTTTATTGAAATATAAGTTCTGAGATGATTCAAGAAggcttgtatttttttatttaaattaattgaaattcaaTGCACATGCTCATGTGCTGCATtctgtatgtatgcatttttaaaattaggttgttttttattttgattgaaattaagttttattattttttttttgttgaatgttgAAATGGTAATTAGTGTTTACATGACAAATGCAATGTAGTCACATGCATTTCTGACTACATCTGAATGTGGTTTGTTTGAGAGATCTTATTGCAGAACATCCATCAGATCACCTGAATCACTTCAGGTGCAAACATCATCTTAAATCCGTTAATCCCAGCAGTCCAGCCTCATGCAGTtcagtaatgtgttacattattgTCAAGATGGTGTTGATGGGTATTTTGTAATGAAGTCTGTCAACAACAAAATCAACACTTAATCCATCAAGAGCTGTTCAACAGTTCAGTGTAGGAATCCGCCACTAACATGCCACCAGAGATAGTGCAGCTTCTAGAGGGGAAGATAACTAGACGAGCGACAGATAAGTGGGATTCCTACATCACTATGATGGGATGAACTTCCAAACACCGATATGTGGAGGCCATGACACTGGGATCACACAAACGCACGAATGAAAGTGTCCAAAATGAACACTCTCCAAGTGCCAGATGCTTATAAATATGGCTTTAGTGGGGGAATAAAAACCCAGTGGCTGCTAACGTTATAAGGAAATGTAACGTAATGCATGATATATTGTTGTGTAACTTTTAGCTCAATGGAAAGTTTATCTGGGATGCCTAGTTTTTATTATCAGTTTCCATATTAGCCTAAGCCACCAAAACAAAATTGTTCTAATTTCTCTTCCACTcgtagaaaaatatgaaaatgttccaaaagcattttttgcagtgatgtcatagtagaatataaatttttggttccctttcagtgaacagttcttaaaacaaatttttttcttattgtgaagaatattttaataatcaaaagaacCATCACTTCCGataaagaaccttcatttttagAGTGTGACATTGGCGTTGTGTGAAAAAAACAATTCTAGTGTCTTCATCCATCTTTTTCTACCAATTATAGACtgcaaatgtcacatttttattgttttctgactTCTTTGCAGCCCAAGATCGAGTGGATGAAGAATCAGATGATTATTGGTGACGACCCCAAGTTCAGGCAAATCAACAACCAGGGCATCTGCTCCCTAGAGATCCGCAAGCCCGGCAACTTTGACGGTGGCGTCTACACCTGCAGGGCCAGGAACGAGCACGGAGAGGCCTTGGTGACCTGCAAACTGGAGGTTAAACGTAAGTGACACAAGAGTGTTTTTGAGGTGTCAGTGATATACTTTGGAACATTCAAAAAAGGATTTTCCAGTCATGATGAGTTTGTGATAGTCTCAGTCTTGATTAACAGCATTATGAACCAACTAAAAGAGGGTTTTCTGTCCTTAGTGAGTTTTTCATGACCATTGAAATCGTCTGGCTGTGATTTCAATGCCCAGAAAAGCCATGAAAATGTCTATAGAGACTAAATGCATTATCTAATTATGCTCAGCTCCATAATATTTCATGGAAGTGCAGTGGCTGTGAAATCATTTTCTGCATGTAATCATAAATGACTGGAAAACTTGTGGCGTTTCGTCGGTCTAAAAAGACTGAATTGAATTACGGtgcatttaaatattcaaaaggaTTGCAAATTATATTGGGTTATGTGCAAAAacagaatgcacatttaaatcagCTCTGATCTAATCAAGGCCACATTTAGAATGATTCAACATCATGCAGACGTGTTTGACTGATACGAAATCAAGAACATTTTGCTGGTGCTGAAAAGAAGCTCTGTATGTTAAAGAGAAAATCAAATCATGTTGATTCATGGAATGATgtaaaacactttatatttaGCATTGAAAGGCAAGTATGTCAAATAGATGTCTAGGTCTATCAGATGATACTGTAATGATAGTCAGATGATCTTCGGTGTGTTAGAAACAGATTGGAATCATTCCCATACCGACTTATCGAATGGAGCATAACTTTATTGACATGTAATTTAAGCTATGTTATACAAATGCTTAACCTAATCCGAGAcctgtttttatgtttgtcaaGTTATCACTCCACATGCGTCTTCACTAGGTCGGAcagatttattgttattgtaaaatgaTTTACAGCCTTTTGAAAGCAGAGAAGATGAACGTCAGACAGAACAAGAGTTTGCACATGTCTGAGATAAAACTGGAGTGTCGCTGGATGGTTAACATGCGTGTTTATACGGGTGATAACTTTATGGACATGTATCCCACACGTAATGTTTTGAAAGCCATGCATTCTTCCTTTGGTCCCTAACAGAGCCTGTGATTGCTGATGCTGATAAGAAATAAGTTCAACACCCACATTCATACAGGTCAGTCtcaatttttaaatgtgttcaggATTGTAAATGCTGCTCTTTGTAATTCTctgttcataaaagaatcctgaaatgcaTCACATATTTTTAtgaaccagcacaactgtttgcaacatataatttcagcaaatcagtatattagaataatttctgaagatcatgtgtacactgaagactggagtaatgatgctgaaaattcagctttgatcacaggaataattttacAACAgattacaaaagaaaacagttcttttaaatgataataatatttcttaatattactgattttactgtatgttttaagcaattaaatacagccttggtgagaccTTTGAACTCTTATGcatttcc
It encodes:
- the LOC109052165 gene encoding myosin-binding protein H-like isoform X4 — its product is MPAKPAPIKKSAKAAKKEEPAPAPAPAPAPEPAPEPAPAPEPAPAEAAPAEAAPAEGAPAEAPPAEAPPAEAPPAEAPPAKPAAEPTSEPLELGVEDVNDTSVTISWRPPATIGNSGLDGYTVEICKEGTGDWKAANEELTVSCRYVIKNQTTGDRLNIRVVAVNPGGRSPPATLADAVLVREVVDRPKIRLPRFLRQRYVKNVGEKVNLVVPFSGKPQPVVSWTKDGQPLDTKKVNIRNSDKDSIFFIRAAERADSGVYEMCVKVDSFEDKAQVTLQIVELPGPPASVKIVDSWGFNVALEWTEPKDTGNTTITGYTIQKADKKTGDWFTVLEHYHRMNATVSDLIMGNTYIFRVFTENKCGISQEATVTKTSATIQKTGIDYKPPEYKEHDFSEAPKFTTPLADRSTTVGYNTKLLCSVRGFPKPKIEWMKNQMIIGDDPKFRQINNQGICSLEIRKPGNFDGGVYTCRARNEHGEALVTCKLEVKQPVIADADKK
- the LOC109052165 gene encoding myosin-binding protein H-like isoform X1 yields the protein MPAKPAPIKKSAKAAKKEEPAPAPAPAPAPEPAPEPAPAPEPAPAEAAPAEAAPAEGAPAEAPPAEAPPAEAPPAEAPPAKPAAADAEAPPAEAPPAEPAAADAEAPPAEEVKAPTPPPPAEPTSEPLELGVEDVNDTSVTISWRPPATIGNSGLDGYTVEICKEGTGDWKAANEELTVSCRYVIKNQTTGDRLNIRVVAVNPGGRSPPATLADAVLVREVVDRPKIRLPRFLRQRYVKNVGEKVNLVVPFSGKPQPVVSWTKDGQPLDTKKVNIRNSDKDSIFFIRAAERADSGVYEMCVKVDSFEDKAQVTLQIVELPGPPASVKIVDSWGFNVALEWTEPKDTGNTTITGYTIQKADKKTGDWFTVLEHYHRMNATVSDLIMGNTYIFRVFTENKCGISQEATVTKTSATIQKTGIDYKPPEYKEHDFSEAPKFTTPLADRSTTVGYNTKLLCSVRGFPKPKIEWMKNQMIIGDDPKFRQINNQGICSLEIRKPGNFDGGVYTCRARNEHGEALVTCKLEVKQPVIADADKK
- the LOC109052165 gene encoding myosin-binding protein H-like isoform X3; translation: MPAKPAPIKKSAKAAKKEEPAPAPAPAPAPEPAPEPAPAPEPAPAEAAPAEAAPAEGAPAEAPPAEAPPAEAPPAEAPPAKPAAADAEAPPAEAPPAEPAAEPTSEPLELGVEDVNDTSVTISWRPPATIGNSGLDGYTVEICKEGTGDWKAANEELTVSCRYVIKNQTTGDRLNIRVVAVNPGGRSPPATLADAVLVREVVDRPKIRLPRFLRQRYVKNVGEKVNLVVPFSGKPQPVVSWTKDGQPLDTKKVNIRNSDKDSIFFIRAAERADSGVYEMCVKVDSFEDKAQVTLQIVELPGPPASVKIVDSWGFNVALEWTEPKDTGNTTITGYTIQKADKKTGDWFTVLEHYHRMNATVSDLIMGNTYIFRVFTENKCGISQEATVTKTSATIQKTGIDYKPPEYKEHDFSEAPKFTTPLADRSTTVGYNTKLLCSVRGFPKPKIEWMKNQMIIGDDPKFRQINNQGICSLEIRKPGNFDGGVYTCRARNEHGEALVTCKLEVKQPVIADADKK
- the LOC109052165 gene encoding myosin-binding protein H-like isoform X2 translates to MPAKPAPIKKSAKAAKKEEPAPAPAPAPAPEPAPEPAPAPEPAPAEAAPAEAAPAEGAPAEAPPAEAPPAEAPPAEAPPAKPAAADAEAPPAEEVKAPTPPPPAEPTSEPLELGVEDVNDTSVTISWRPPATIGNSGLDGYTVEICKEGTGDWKAANEELTVSCRYVIKNQTTGDRLNIRVVAVNPGGRSPPATLADAVLVREVVDRPKIRLPRFLRQRYVKNVGEKVNLVVPFSGKPQPVVSWTKDGQPLDTKKVNIRNSDKDSIFFIRAAERADSGVYEMCVKVDSFEDKAQVTLQIVELPGPPASVKIVDSWGFNVALEWTEPKDTGNTTITGYTIQKADKKTGDWFTVLEHYHRMNATVSDLIMGNTYIFRVFTENKCGISQEATVTKTSATIQKTGIDYKPPEYKEHDFSEAPKFTTPLADRSTTVGYNTKLLCSVRGFPKPKIEWMKNQMIIGDDPKFRQINNQGICSLEIRKPGNFDGGVYTCRARNEHGEALVTCKLEVKQPVIADADKK